One region of Zingiber officinale cultivar Zhangliang chromosome 7B, Zo_v1.1, whole genome shotgun sequence genomic DNA includes:
- the LOC122004499 gene encoding uncharacterized protein LOC122004499 — protein sequence MEYEADSVRDPTEVEIDSHAQTPQVPTRDPGFQPQWVPPTLPPVAPTPVATSSTKDRARIPLLARSVKYRFTLFYGVPDPSVARSWLGNVEDTFEYLSCTEEEKAELAAYHLRDQAVTWWKMQKSLFGDQSITWTLFRDAFERQYFPAPYRMARRQEFLSLKQGDRSVMEYEAEFNRLAEYCPQLVAQDSDRLDQFIQGLAAYIRIRMSGFTPNTYREALDRALMIEMTQQQVSQERGKDKQKAQGTAPNQKQQNKGQKKRKKWQGSQTALGESYRSAKTGRSSAGSSKSFQKDSSREIRCYRCGTEGHVRPNCPLGQDVCYYCKLPGHVTRDCTLKTQMEATKSTP from the coding sequence ATGGAGTACGAGGCGGATTCTGTTAGGGAtcctacagaggttgagattgACAGTCATGCACAGACTCCTCAGGTTCCCACGAGAGATCCGGGTTTCCAGCCTCAGTGGGTTCCTCCTACATTACCACCCGTAGCCCCCACTCCTGTTGCTACGTCTTCGACGAAGGACAGAGCTCGGATTCCGTTACTGGCCCGATCGGTAAAATATCGTTTTACCTTATTCTATGGAGTTCCCGACCCCAGTGTTGCTCGTTCCTGGTTGGGAAATGTGGAGGATACGTTCGAGTATTTGTCATGTACCGAGGAAGAAAAAGCCGAACTAGCTGCATATCACCTCCGAGATCAGGCTGTTACTTGGTGGAAGATGCAGAAGTCCCTCTTTGGGGATCAGAGTATTACCTGGACTTTATTCCGAGACGCCTTCGAGAGACAGTATTTTCCAGCTCCTTACCGTATGGCCCGTCGACAGGAATTCTTGAGTCTTAAGCAGGGGGATAGATCGGTGATGGAGTATGAGGCAGAGTTTAACCGATTAGCTGAGTACTGCCCGCAGCTTGTTGCTCAGGACAGCGATCGGTTAGACCAGTTTATCCAGGGCCTTGCGGCGTATATTCGTATCAGGATGTCGGGTTTTACTCCCAACACTTACCGAGAGGCATTGGATAGAGCATTGATGATTGAGATGACACAGCAGCAAGTTTCTCAGGAGCGGGGAAAGGATAAACAGAAGGCTCAGGGTACAGCTCCAAATCAGAAACAACAGAACAAGGGTCAGAAAAAGCGGAAGAAATGGCAGGGATCCCAGACTGCTTTGGGGGAGTCTTATCGATCAGCGAAGACAGGACGATCATCAGCTGGTTCATCTAAATCTTTTCAGAAAGATTCATCTAGGGAGATTAGATGCTATAGATGTGGTACTGAGGGGCATGTTAGACCTAATTGCCCATTGGGCCAAGACGTATGCTATTATTGTAAGCTTCCAGGCCATGTGACTCGTGACTGCACACTGAAGACACAGATGGAGGCGACTAAGAGTACTCCATAG